TCCGTTTCTGGATGACCTTTTCGGAGAACTATCTCACCCATCTTCGTGTTCTCCAGAATGTTGGGCTTACCAGTATCAAGCCTGTAGTTTTCCAGGGCAAGAAGATTGTTCCTCTTGAGTTTTTGAAGGCGCTTCTTCCGGAACCTGCTTCGCTGGGTGAAAACTACCGCGGGAAAACGGTGATAGGGGTTCAGATTGAGGGAGAGGGGTATTCAGGACAGATGGAGCGCAGGTTTATCTATAACATTTGTGATCACGCAGAGAGCTACAAGGAAACAGGGACACAAGCCGTTGCCTATACGACAGGTGTTCCTGCCATGCTCGGGGCGATGATGGTTCTCACAGGTGTGTGGAAGGGTGCAGGAGTCTTCAACGTTGAAGAGTTTGACCCTGATCCCTTTATGGAAAAGATTGGACAGTATGGACTTCCATGGCAAGAGACCACGTTTTGAAAGTAAGCGATCTCAATATTGATATTCAGCGACTGAGAACGCCAGTTTTTCTTGTGGATGAGGCGCGTCTTCGGGCGAATGTGGCGATTTTGAAAGAGGTGATTGATCGGACGGGATGTCGTATTATTCTTGCTTTGAAAGCCTTTTCTACGTATGCGACATTTCATGTGTTACGGGATGTTTTGCATGGTACCTGTGCCAGTTCGGTTGATGAAGCCCGTTTGGGGCGAGAGTATTTTGGCAAAGAGGTCCATGTCTATGGGGCAGCCTACAGTGATGAGGATTTTCGAGAGCTTCTGAAGTATGCCAACCACATTGATTTCAATTCATTCACACTCTGGGAGCATTTTCGTTCTGTGGCGCTCCAGGCAAAAAGAAAAAAGGGGATACATTTTGGTATTCGTATCAATCCGGAGCATTCTGAAGCTCCTGTAGCTCTCTATGATCCAGCAGCGCCTTTATCCCGCTTGGGAGTGGTGCGGGGGGAGTTTCGATCGGATCTCCTGGATGGAATAAGCTACCTTCATTTTCATACGCTTTGCCAACAAAATGCTGATGCCCTTGTTCGTACTCTCTATGCGGTGGAAGAGAAATTTGGGGAGTTTATCCCTCAGATGGCGTATATTAATTTTGGGGGTGGGCATCACATCACTCGAGAGGATTATGATAGGGATCTTCTCTGTCAGACGATTATTGACTTTAAGAAAAAGTATGGGGTAGAGGTGTATCTTGAACCAGGAGAGGCTGTGGCCCTTAATGCGGGGTATCTGGTTGCCACGGTTTTGGATGTGATACATAATGGTATGGATATTGCCGTTCTCGATACCTCTGCGGCTACGCACATGCCAGATGTTCTCGAAATGCCGTATCGACCATATATTCTGGAGAGCGGTCTTCCTGGTGAAAAGAGCTATACCTACCGTCTCGGAGGAGTGAGCTGTCTTGCGGGCGATGTTATCGGCGATTATTCCTTTGATAAACCGTTGCAACGAGGGGATAAGCTTGTTTTTACGGATATGGCTATCTATTCCATGGTGAAAACCAATACCTTTAACGGCATTCGACTCCCTGATATTGCCATCATGGATAGTGAGAAAGGATGGGTTAAAATTCACAAGCGTTTTGGATATGGGGATTTTAAGAGACGGTTATAACCTTTTTTGCCAAAAGAAAGAGGCTTGCTTTTTTGCTCGCTTATCCGTTACAATAAAACAGTAAAAATAAAAAAATGGAGAGAGGCATGACCTGGTTTTCATGGGTGAGCTCTGTTGTTGATATTTTGTTAGTTTCGTATGTGCTGTACTTTCTTTATATCCTGTTTCGCGATACGAATTCAATGAGTATAGTGAAAGGCTTTTTGATCGTTTTTACCGTTTCCCTTGTGGCGGATTTTCTTCACCTTGAAACGCTTGCCTGGGTTTTACGGTATATTGTGGGAAACTTTGTGATTCTTGCGGCTATTCTTTTTCAACCGGAACTTCGGCGTGTTCTCTCTCAGGTGGGACAGGGGCGTGGCATGCTTCACAAACAATACTCCAATGTGGTTGAAGAACTGGCAGAAACGGTTACTGAAATGGCTCAAAAAAATCTTGGGGCTCTTATTCTTATAGAAAGAAATGTCGGACTCCGGCATCTCATGGAAGATGCTGTCGCGCTTGATGCAAAACTCTCCAAGGAGATGCTTTTTTCGATTTTTTACAAGGGGAACATTCTCCATGATGGGGCTGTGGTTGTGCAAGGAGATCGAATCCTGGCTGCACGGGTGATTGTACCTGCTGTAAAGATTGATGCCATGAAGGTGAAGCGTCTCAAGTATGGAACAAGACACCTGGCCGGTATAGCTATCACCAGTGAGAGTGATGCTATTGCCCTTATTGTGTCCGAAGAGAAGGGAACGGTTTCTCTTGCTCTTCACGGCAAGCTTATGTTTGATCTGGATTACGAAAATTTGAAGAGGAAGCTTTATGATCTTCTTTAAAAAATCCTTCTGGAAAAATCTTTGGTTAACCATCTCAAAAGATTGGCAGGCCAAGCTTATCTGTCTGGGAATTGCCGTGGCTCTCTGGTGGTTTGTGTATACGCAGACAAATATCCAGCGTTCGTTTTATGTGCCCATCCAGTATCTCAATCTTCCCCCTCAGCTTGTTATCCTTCAGACGAATGATACCACTGCCAGGATATATATTCAGGGGAAAAAGGACAAAGTCACAGAACTTGAAACCCATCAGATTCGGGTGTATATGGATCTCTCAGAGGCTAATCCTGGTTGGTATACCAATGATCTCCAGCTCAGCTTGAAAGATATAGATCCCTCTCTGGCTATTACGATGGAGAAAACAAGGGCAAGTGTTTATGTCGATGCCATTCAGGTTGTTTCTCTTCCCATTGTTCCCAGGATTACCAATAGTTTGCCTGTTGGGGTGGGAAAAGAGATTATCGAGTTTCGTCCTGCTTCTGCTATTGTACGTGGCCCGACGTATTTTCTTTCAAATCTTTCTCATATCGAGACGGAGCCTTTTATTTTAGAATCTTTTGAGGGGGACTATACGACCAATGTTGCCCTTCTTCTCCCAAAAGGAATAGAACTTCTTGATGGGAGCAATAATACCATCACTATTTACGTGCGAAAATCTTCTCCTGAGGAGCGATGATGAAAAAGTATCTTGTGCTTTTTGGAGAGTTTCTTTTTGTTGGACTGGTTCTCTGGAGCTGGATTTCCAACCAATGGTTTTTTCTTATGAGCCGGCAAGTAGATATTGAGAAGCCGTTACCGGCGGGGGACTATGTAGCCATATCTCTTGCTCCAGGGGGCCAAACTCTTACCATTGAAGGGAGTGGGACAACGAGCATAAGACTTCAAAATAACCAGCCTGCGGCGTTTTCTCTTTCGGAGGATGGGGTTATCAGAGAAAAAGCGTACCTCAGGGTTTTTGAAAAACGAGGAATATGGTTCCACAGTCTGATGATAGGGGTAGTGGCTTTTTTGGGTGTTCTTTTAGCGTACTGGATCAAGCAGACTCGAGGGATGCCTTTCATGTTTCGTTTTCTTGTGTTTGCTTTTGCCTTTGGATGGTCGGGGAGTCTGGCAGTTTTTTTTCTTTTTGTCGCAGTTCTGTCAGGACTTAAGAATGCGGTGAGTCACTATCGCCAGAGGTGGTATCATTGGTTGGTGGTGGGTTTCTTTCTCTGGGGTGTTTTTTCAGGAATGTTTGCTCGATTTCCTATGGATGCCGTGGGGTCGACTTTTTTGTTTGCTCTTTATGTTTTTGTTGGCTTTGTGTTTGGACAGGAGAATCCAGAAAAACTTCCATGGAATGCCATTGGGAGAGCCATTGTTTCTGCTTTTGTCTCGGTGGCACTGATTGGACTTACCCAGCAGTTTTACCTAAAGCAGGATATAGGTGTGTGGATAGGGGGGAGCCCTCTTCTTTTCTGGCCATATCATCCCTTTGAGTTTTCGTCTCTTTTTGAATGGGCGGCACGAGGGGGATATTGGCTTGGATTAATGGTTCCGGTACTTTTTGCGCTTTTTCTCCATGAAAAACAAAAAAAATTGAAACTTCTTTTTGGTTTTGGGATAGTTTTAGGGCTTGTTCTGCTCGTGTTTACCCAGTCTCGTGGGGGATTTGTTGTGGCGACCGTTGCTATTCTGACGCAGGTGTTTTTCTTGAAACGATGGTATCTCGTGCTTCCTGTTCTTCTTCTTCCGATTCTTCTTTTGCCCCTTTTAGTTGTCACGGTAGCCCCAAATTCTAAATGGGCGGCTGTCGCCAGAAATCCTTTTACATTTCATACCAATGTTCAGCGGATGCATCAAATGAGGGCAGCTAAAGATTTTTATAGGGAGGCTTCTCCTCTTACCGGTATTGGTCTGATGAATTTTCGTCGATATTATTATGAAAAGCGACATGACTATGATATCTATTCTATGGCGGATTATCTTCATCAGGGATATATGGCAATTCTTCTCGAAACAGGGATCGTGGGATTTGTGTTGTTTTATGGATTTTTGTTTTTTGTCTGGGTAAGGCTTTTTAGGGCCTCTGTTTCAAGGCGTTTTTTCCTTTCCCCTTTTATCTTTGGGGTAATGAATGCTCTTTGGGTGAGTTTTTTCTTTGATGCGATGTTGTTGTATGCCTTTTATCTCGGAATGTGGGTTTGGATGTGGATTGGTCTTGGAGAAGGCTGGCACTCTGAAAAAGAAAAACTTCCCCAATCTTCATCATTGAAAGAGTAATTTTTTAAAAACAACGGGATGTCCGGAAAGACATCCCGTTGTTCCATTCATTAGAGGCTCTTGAGGAGGTTAGTGGCCTCCTGTTTAGCTTCTGGTGGAGCCGTAGGGTTTGCAATAACTTCGTTGAGTCTTTCTTTTGCTTTCTTTCTAGCGTCTTCTACGAGGAAGGATACATCGGCATCGGTCATACCGGATTTTTTGACCTTTTCCTGGTCTGTCTGGAGGAACTTGATAAGCAGCATATAAGCTTTGGCAGTTTGAATCTTGGTTGCCGAGTTGTTTTCACGGCGTTCTCGTTCCAGAGCCTCACGGAGAACTTTCATCACATTTTCAAAGGATGTGTCTTCTTTTGTTGCTGTCACCGCTGATTTGGTTTCTTCTTTTACTGTTGGTTCTACTGCTGGTTCGGGTTTGGTTTCTTTTTTACCACAGGCAAAAAAACCTAATAACCCTATGGCAACTATCACATGAATAAACCGTTTCATAATTCCCTCCTTGTTATTTCCATTCGATGGATTGCATAAGCTTCCATGCCGTCTGTACCGTTGATTCGCGATGCCACTTGTTATGTAGGGCAAACTGGAGAACTACCGGGAAAATCTCCTGTGAGCGGGTCTTTCCCAGAATCTTGAGAAGCTCCTCTGCAATCACATCATCATAAAACATCACCTGATCCTCTTCATTGAATCTGGGATTCTGGTAGTAGTTGATGAGGAGATCCTTTACCAGATTAAAAACAACCGGATCCTGAATGTTTTGCTCAATCAGGGGGAGAATAATCCGTTTCTTTTCGTATTCTCCTTTGATTTTGAGGATCCTCATGGCTGTCTCCATTTCTGTTTCACTGCCAATCCGAAGATCGGCAATGGTTCGGGCTTTTTCCTTTGTTTGGCTATATCCATTCACAAGGAAAAGCATGGATACCAGAATCCAGAGCCAGTGCTTCATAGGCTATTTACCATTTTAAGTTTTGCATAGCAGCCCAGGCTGCTTTCACAGTCTCATCACGATGGGAATCTGGGGACATCACAATCTGAAGGAGTGCAGGAAAGGCTCTCGGATCCCCAATTTCTCCCAAAGAAATAACAATAGCTTCGGCTACTTTGTCGTCTTCAAACCTCTGGGTGTCTTCTTCGGAGAATTTTCCTCGATCGAGGCCATATTTTGTCCGTAACAATTGAACTAATCTTGGAACAATAAGCTCTCTGTCTCCTAAAGCAGGGAGAACACGAGCAGCGGCAATACGGGGTTTGGTGGCGGTGTCACGTTCGATTACGTTGAGCATCGTCTCAATGTATATTTTGTTACTGCTCTCGCCTATGCCCTGGATAGCCAGAACTCTTGCATCAGGACTGACAACAAAAAGCTTTTGAGCTGTCTTTTGAGGATTGCGGACTTCCCACATTACAATACGCTCAAGGTATTCGTACTTTTTGCTGGGGACATTGGTTACCTTGGTCATGAGAAGTACAATCTTAAATTGAGTGTCAAAAGCCCCTTCCTTCCCTATTGTTTTTTGAAACTCTTGTTCAAGGTAGGGGAGTACCGGATCAGGGAGTTTTAACTCCTTTGGTACCGCTGATATGGGGACATTGGGGCTTAGTAGACTTCCGAGCATTTCTACCTGGGCAAGTGCCATGGACCACATGGTTAATCCCAAAATTAGGGGAAAGAGAATTTTACCTCTCATATCCATCTCCTTTGCGGTTTTTTGATACTTTTATTGTAAACAGAAAAATAAATCCGTCAAGTTTTTTGCGTTTTTCATTCATTTATCGGTAATTGAAGGGATATATCTGAAGGAATTTTGATTTTTTCTCTTTTTGTTTGAAAAGAGGGGAAAAGAAATTGACAAAATTTTCTTTTTCCCTTAAAATAGTATACTCATATTCTCAGAAAAAGGAGAGAACTATGTACGCAATTGTTGAGATTGGTGGCAAACAGTATAAGGCTGAGAAGGGTAGTGTTCTTCGTGTTGATCACCTGTCTGCAAAAGAGAATGAAAAGATAAAAGTGAAAGAAGTGCTTTTGCTTCACACGGATGACAAGGATGTTATAGGGCAGCCCTATGTAAAAAATGCTGTTGTTGAGTGCAAGGTTGTTAAAGCCGAAGAGAAAGGTGAAAAGCTCACTATTTTTAAGTACAAACCCAAGACAAACTACTCTGTTAAACGTGGCTACCGGCATACGTACACGGTTTTGGAGGTTGTTAATATTTCCGAGGGTAAGAATACTGAAGCCCAAGAGGCATGATAGAGATAGTTATAGATGAATACGCTCACCGGATTGTTGCTGAAGGGCATGCCCTTTTTGATGTCAAAGGAAGGGATATTGTATGTGCGGCGGTTTCGGTTGTCCTTCAGGGGTGGGTGGTAGGCACACAGCTTCTCTGTAAACACGATATTCACGTAGAGAAGCAAAAGGATCGATGGGAGGCAGTTTTGAAATCGTTTGATGAACAAAGCCTGCTTCTCTGGAAAAACATGATACTTATGCTGGATATCCTCACGAGGCAATATCCAGAGAATATACGATTACATTGGGAGGAAAATCATGGCTCATAAAAAAGGTGGCGGTGTCGCCAAAAATGGCCGCGATAGCGAGTCCAAGCGCCTTGGTGTAAAGGTATATAGTGGGCAACCCGTTATCCCAGGAAACATTATTGTTCGTCAACGTGGGACGAAGTTTTATCCCGGCAAAAATGTTGGTATGGGAAGAGACTATACACTCTTCGCTTTGAGTGCCGGGACAGTAGTTTTTACGGAGAGCAAAAATCGAAAGATCGTTCATGTGATGGAAGTGAAAGAGGAGAAGCCTAAACGAACGAGAGCAGCCAAAGCCAAGGCAGAGTAAGGAGCCTGTTATGACACAAGAGAGGCTTGAATATTTTAAAAAGCGCCTCGAGGAGATGAGGGATTCTCTTTTAGAGGATATTCGTACTGAGACTGTTGAGGAAATGAATCCTTTTGAGACAGATGGAGACGTTATTGATGAGGCAGAAGTTTTGAGTACTGCTTCCCTGGTAGAAGGCTTATCTCGCACACAAAAACGTATGCTTGAAGAGATTTTAAAGGCTTTGCAAAGAATTGAAAATGGTGTTTATGGCAAGTGTATCGTTTGTGGAGAGGAGATAGACGAGGAAAGGCTTGATGCCATTCCCTACGCTGAGAAATGCCGAAAACACATGTAAAGATAGGCCACCTGTGAGGTGGCTTTTTTATTTTTTTTGAAAATTGCAATTTCCTGAAGTTTTTCTTATAATGAATACTCATCATGGTAAGGAGTAGGCTAATGAAGGAAAAACTGCGTGTAGGTGTTATCGGTGCCACCGGGATGGTAGGGCAGCGCTTTATTTCTCTTCTGGAGAATCATCCCTGGTTTGAGGTAGTTTTGGTGGCGGCAAGTAGTCATTCGGCGGGAAAAACGTATGAGGAGGCTGTTCAGGGCCGGTGGGCTATGAAAAGTCCCATTCCCGCGAAGGTGAAAAATCTCACAGTTTACGACGCTCATAAGATAGATGCTATTGCTGGTGAGGTAGATTTTGTTTTTTGTGCGGTGGATATGCCCAAAGAGGACATCATCATTTTGGAAGAGGCTTATGCCCGTCGGGAAGTTCCTGTGGTTTCGAATAACTCGGCGAACCGGATGACTCCCGATGTACCGATGATTATGCCCGAGATTAACTGGCAGCATGCAGAGATTATCCCTATCCAGAAAAAGCGTCTCGGGACAAAACATGGTTTTATCGTGGTGAAGCCCAATTGTTCCCTTCAGAGCTATGTGCCCGCCCTTCATCCGCTGATGGAGTTTGGTCTTTCGGAGGTTGTCGTGTGTACCTATCAGGCTATCTCCGGAGCAGGGAAAACCTTTGAAACGTGGCCAGAAATGGTGGATAATGTTATTCCTTTTATTAAAGGTGAGGAAGAAAAAAGTGAAAAGGAACCCCTCAAAATCTGGGGACATCTTGCTCATGATCATATTGAAAGTGCACAAAAGCCTATCATCTCCGCGCAGTGTTTGCGTGTTGCTGCAAGTGATGGGCATATGGCGGCCGTATCGATCCGTTTTGAGAAAAAACCTTCTGTAGAGGAGATTCTCCATCGATGGAAGACATGGGTGCCGCGTCCCCAGGAGCTTCATCTTCCTTCGGCTCCTCAGCCATTTCTTACCTACTTTGAAGAAGAAAACCGTCCTCAGACAAAACTGGATAGAGATATCGGGAATGGCATGGGTATTGCTGTCGGGAGGCTCCGGGCAGATCATCTCATGGACTACAAGTTTGTTTGTCTTTCCCACAATACAATTCGAGGAGCCGCTGGCGGTGCTATTCTGACGGCAGAGCTTCTCTGTGCCGATGGCTATATCTATCACAAGTAAGAGAAGAAACACGATATCCCACAAGTAGAGGAAAGCATGTATCAGAAACTGAAAGGGACATACGACATTTTGCCTGGTGAGAGTGATTTTTTTAGGTGGTTAAAAAAAGAGGTTGAGGAAGTTGCCCATCTTTATGGCTACAAGGAGGTGCAGTTTCCTATCATTGAGCATGCGAGTCTCTTTCAACGGGGTGTAGGGGAAAGCTCGGATATTGTGGTAAAAAAGGAAATGTATACCTTTGAAGACAGAGGACACAGACTCGTGGCTCTCAGGCCAGAAGGAACGGCTGGTGCTGTTCGACTTTATGTGGAAAACAACCTTCATATGAGTGGGCATACCCAGCGCATGTACTATGTTGGACCCATGTTTCGTGCTGAAAACCCGCAAGCAGGTCGTTATCGGCAGTTTACCCAGTTTGGTTTTGAGCTTATTGGTGACCCAACCCCGGAGGCTGATGTGGAGCTTATAGCTATTAATAATGCTATTGTCAAGCGGTTGGGGATCACGGAGGTGACACTTTTTATTAACTCTATTGGGTGTCGTGAATGTCGTCCTCTCTATCAACAGAAGCTTACGGCATATTTTCAGAGTAGACGAAATGAACTCTGTGAGGACTGTCAGACGAGGCTGGATGTGAATCCGCTTCGTATTCTCGATTGTAAAGAGGCATCCTGCCAGGCGATTGTGAGACAGGCTCCCATTCAACATGAACACCTCTGTGAGATATGTCAGGATCATTTTGAAAAGGTAAAAAGCTCCCTTTACGATCTTGGGATAGCTTTTGAGATAGATCCTTATCTTGTGAGGGGACTTGATTATTATAATCGTACGGTTTTTGAATTTAAAAGTCAGGCTCTGGGGGCTCAGAGCACGTTTTCTGCCGGGGGGAGATACGATTATCTTGTTAAAGATCTCGGCGGGATGGACACCCCTGCTTCCGGTTTTGCAATGGGGATGGAGAGGCTTGCCATGGTTGTTGAGGCATCACTTGGCAAAAATCGTACAGATTTTTACCATCCACCATTTGTCTATGTGGCTGGAATAGGGGAGAATATCCAGCATGCGGTCTGGAAGGGCCTCCAGCTTTTGAGACAAGACGGTATTTCGGCAACGACGGAGTTTCGTTATACTCAGCTTAAGAAACACTTAAAATCAGCAGATAAACTTCGCTGTGCCTACGCTCTTCTTTTGGGAGAGGACGAGGTGAAAACCGGGCGCTGGACGCTACGAAATCTTCAGACGGGCGAACAGCTTCAGGAAACACCTGAAAACATCGTGGCTTTTTTACGAGCCAGGATGAATGCTTAAAGGTGATAACGGTACGGTGGTGGAAGTAAGAGGTGTTCAAGTCCTTCCCTTTTGAGAAATTCGATAACCCTTGCCATAGGAGCCCCTACAATAACATCAAAACTTCCCTCTTCAATATGGATGAACTGGTCGTCATTCTGGATAGCATAGCCACCGGCAAACTTGGTTACAGGATGGGTTTGAACATACGTTGATATAAACTCCTCTGAAAGCTCAGCGAACGAAAGAACAGTTTCTTCTTTCCCACTTTCAAAGATGTTTTTCTTTTGGTGGATAAAGGCATAGCCTGAGATAACCGATTGGCGTTTTCCGGAGAGAAAGCGGAGGAAGTTCTTTGCCTCTTCTTGGTTTTTAGGTTTTCCGACGAGCTTTCCTTCACAGAGTACCAGCGTATCAAAGGCAAGTACATAATCATCAGGGTATCTTTTCGCCACTTCATGAGCTTTTGCCTCGGCGAGGATTTGGGGCAAAAGTCTTGGATCCTCGTGAGAGAATTGCTCCTCGTTGACATGGGGGATTTCAATGATAAACTCTCTAAGCGTCTGTTCAAAAAGGAGTCGTCTGCCTATGGAGGCACTCGCGAGGAGAATACGATTACTCATTATCCCCTCGTTTTAACACTTCAATAAACGCCTCCTGGGGAATGTCTACGTTGCCAATGGTACGCATGCGTTTCTTCCCTTCTTTTTGTTTTTCGAGGAGTTTGCGTTTACGGGTGATATCTCCCCCGTAACACTTGGCAAGCACGTCTTTTCGGAGGGCCTTGATGGTTTCTCTTGCGATAATTTTACTCCCGATGGCAGCCTGGAGAGGGATTACAAAGAGGTGTTGTGGAATAAGATCCTTGAGGCGAGTGACGACCGAACGCCCTCGTTCGTAAGCGGTATCTTTGTGGACCATCTGAGCCAGAGCATCCACCACCTTGCCATTGACAAGAATATCGAGCTTAATAATCTCACTGGGACGAAATTCGAGAAACTCATAATCAAATGAGGCATATCCCCGCGAGAAGGATTTGAGCTTGTCGTAAAAATCGTAAATGATCTCCGCGAGGGGGAGTTCTGCGATGATCTCGACCCG
This sequence is a window from Thermospira aquatica. Protein-coding genes within it:
- a CDS encoding HEAT repeat domain-containing protein yields the protein MRGKILFPLILGLTMWSMALAQVEMLGSLLSPNVPISAVPKELKLPDPVLPYLEQEFQKTIGKEGAFDTQFKIVLLMTKVTNVPSKKYEYLERIVMWEVRNPQKTAQKLFVVSPDARVLAIQGIGESSNKIYIETMLNVIERDTATKPRIAAARVLPALGDRELIVPRLVQLLRTKYGLDRGKFSEEDTQRFEDDKVAEAIVISLGEIGDPRAFPALLQIVMSPDSHRDETVKAAWAAMQNLKW
- the rpmA gene encoding 50S ribosomal protein L27 is translated as MAHKKGGGVAKNGRDSESKRLGVKVYSGQPVIPGNIIVRQRGTKFYPGKNVGMGRDYTLFALSAGTVVFTESKNRKIVHVMEVKEEKPKRTRAAKAKAE
- the hisS gene encoding histidine--tRNA ligase: MYQKLKGTYDILPGESDFFRWLKKEVEEVAHLYGYKEVQFPIIEHASLFQRGVGESSDIVVKKEMYTFEDRGHRLVALRPEGTAGAVRLYVENNLHMSGHTQRMYYVGPMFRAENPQAGRYRQFTQFGFELIGDPTPEADVELIAINNAIVKRLGITEVTLFINSIGCRECRPLYQQKLTAYFQSRRNELCEDCQTRLDVNPLRILDCKEASCQAIVRQAPIQHEHLCEICQDHFEKVKSSLYDLGIAFEIDPYLVRGLDYYNRTVFEFKSQALGAQSTFSAGGRYDYLVKDLGGMDTPASGFAMGMERLAMVVEASLGKNRTDFYHPPFVYVAGIGENIQHAVWKGLQLLRQDGISATTEFRYTQLKKHLKSADKLRCAYALLLGEDEVKTGRWTLRNLQTGEQLQETPENIVAFLRARMNA
- a CDS encoding ribosomal-processing cysteine protease Prp; its protein translation is MIEIVIDEYAHRIVAEGHALFDVKGRDIVCAAVSVVLQGWVVGTQLLCKHDIHVEKQKDRWEAVLKSFDEQSLLLWKNMILMLDILTRQYPENIRLHWEENHGS
- the asd gene encoding aspartate-semialdehyde dehydrogenase, with the protein product MKEKLRVGVIGATGMVGQRFISLLENHPWFEVVLVAASSHSAGKTYEEAVQGRWAMKSPIPAKVKNLTVYDAHKIDAIAGEVDFVFCAVDMPKEDIIILEEAYARREVPVVSNNSANRMTPDVPMIMPEINWQHAEIIPIQKKRLGTKHGFIVVKPNCSLQSYVPALHPLMEFGLSEVVVCTYQAISGAGKTFETWPEMVDNVIPFIKGEEEKSEKEPLKIWGHLAHDHIESAQKPIISAQCLRVAASDGHMAAVSIRFEKKPSVEEILHRWKTWVPRPQELHLPSAPQPFLTYFEEENRPQTKLDRDIGNGMGIAVGRLRADHLMDYKFVCLSHNTIRGAAGGAILTAELLCADGYIYHK
- the nspC gene encoding carboxynorspermidine decarboxylase, which translates into the protein MARDHVLKVSDLNIDIQRLRTPVFLVDEARLRANVAILKEVIDRTGCRIILALKAFSTYATFHVLRDVLHGTCASSVDEARLGREYFGKEVHVYGAAYSDEDFRELLKYANHIDFNSFTLWEHFRSVALQAKRKKGIHFGIRINPEHSEAPVALYDPAAPLSRLGVVRGEFRSDLLDGISYLHFHTLCQQNADALVRTLYAVEEKFGEFIPQMAYINFGGGHHITREDYDRDLLCQTIIDFKKKYGVEVYLEPGEAVALNAGYLVATVLDVIHNGMDIAVLDTSAATHMPDVLEMPYRPYILESGLPGEKSYTYRLGGVSCLAGDVIGDYSFDKPLQRGDKLVFTDMAIYSMVKTNTFNGIRLPDIAIMDSEKGWVKIHKRFGYGDFKRRL
- a CDS encoding CdaR family protein, producing the protein MIFFKKSFWKNLWLTISKDWQAKLICLGIAVALWWFVYTQTNIQRSFYVPIQYLNLPPQLVILQTNDTTARIYIQGKKDKVTELETHQIRVYMDLSEANPGWYTNDLQLSLKDIDPSLAITMEKTRASVYVDAIQVVSLPIVPRITNSLPVGVGKEIIEFRPASAIVRGPTYFLSNLSHIETEPFILESFEGDYTTNVALLLPKGIELLDGSNNTITIYVRKSSPEER
- the rplU gene encoding 50S ribosomal protein L21 → MYAIVEIGGKQYKAEKGSVLRVDHLSAKENEKIKVKEVLLLHTDDKDVIGQPYVKNAVVECKVVKAEEKGEKLTIFKYKPKTNYSVKRGYRHTYTVLEVVNISEGKNTEAQEA
- a CDS encoding Maf family protein, producing MSNRILLASASIGRRLLFEQTLREFIIEIPHVNEEQFSHEDPRLLPQILAEAKAHEVAKRYPDDYVLAFDTLVLCEGKLVGKPKNQEEAKNFLRFLSGKRQSVISGYAFIHQKKNIFESGKEETVLSFAELSEEFISTYVQTHPVTKFAGGYAIQNDDQFIHIEEGSFDVIVGAPMARVIEFLKREGLEHLLLPPPYRYHL
- a CDS encoding O-antigen ligase family protein, whose translation is MKKYLVLFGEFLFVGLVLWSWISNQWFFLMSRQVDIEKPLPAGDYVAISLAPGGQTLTIEGSGTTSIRLQNNQPAAFSLSEDGVIREKAYLRVFEKRGIWFHSLMIGVVAFLGVLLAYWIKQTRGMPFMFRFLVFAFAFGWSGSLAVFFLFVAVLSGLKNAVSHYRQRWYHWLVVGFFLWGVFSGMFARFPMDAVGSTFLFALYVFVGFVFGQENPEKLPWNAIGRAIVSAFVSVALIGLTQQFYLKQDIGVWIGGSPLLFWPYHPFEFSSLFEWAARGGYWLGLMVPVLFALFLHEKQKKLKLLFGFGIVLGLVLLVFTQSRGGFVVATVAILTQVFFLKRWYLVLPVLLLPILLLPLLVVTVAPNSKWAAVARNPFTFHTNVQRMHQMRAAKDFYREASPLTGIGLMNFRRYYYEKRHDYDIYSMADYLHQGYMAILLETGIVGFVLFYGFLFFVWVRLFRASVSRRFFLSPFIFGVMNALWVSFFFDAMLLYAFYLGMWVWMWIGLGEGWHSEKEKLPQSSSLKE
- the cdaA gene encoding diadenylate cyclase CdaA, with product MTWFSWVSSVVDILLVSYVLYFLYILFRDTNSMSIVKGFLIVFTVSLVADFLHLETLAWVLRYIVGNFVILAAILFQPELRRVLSQVGQGRGMLHKQYSNVVEELAETVTEMAQKNLGALILIERNVGLRHLMEDAVALDAKLSKEMLFSIFYKGNILHDGAVVVQGDRILAARVIVPAVKIDAMKVKRLKYGTRHLAGIAITSESDAIALIVSEEKGTVSLALHGKLMFDLDYENLKRKLYDLL
- a CDS encoding TraR/DksA family transcriptional regulator, yielding MTQERLEYFKKRLEEMRDSLLEDIRTETVEEMNPFETDGDVIDEAEVLSTASLVEGLSRTQKRMLEEILKALQRIENGVYGKCIVCGEEIDEERLDAIPYAEKCRKHM
- a CDS encoding SpoIIIAH-like family protein; protein product: MKRFIHVIVAIGLLGFFACGKKETKPEPAVEPTVKEETKSAVTATKEDTSFENVMKVLREALERERRENNSATKIQTAKAYMLLIKFLQTDQEKVKKSGMTDADVSFLVEDARKKAKERLNEVIANPTAPPEAKQEATNLLKSL